Proteins encoded in a region of the Streptomyces sp. NBC_01298 genome:
- a CDS encoding NCS2 family permease: MKPPPRTRTPMSTTAPVDRYFKISERGSTIGREVRGGFATFFAMAYIIVLNPIILGSAKDMYGNQLDGGQLVTATVLTAAFTTLLMGVIGNVPIALAAGLGVNTVVALQLAPRMSWPDAMGMVVLAGFVVMLLVATGLRERVMNAVPLGLRKGIAIGIGLFILLIGLVDSGFVTRIPDVAHTTVPIQLGSNGHLHGWPVLIFVVGVLLTLTLIIRKTPGAILISIVAMTVAALVIQLITKLPDAAWGLTVPEWPGNPVAAPDFGLIGQVSLFGGFGKVGMLTGILFVFTVLLSCFFDAMGTILGVGDEAKLTKPDGSFPGINRVLFVDGMAVAAGGASSSSATTCFVESTAGVGEGARTGLANIVTGGLFTVSLFLTPLATMVPSQAATPALVAVGFLIMAGSVRDIDWNDFTIAVPAFLAMVMMPFTYSITNGIGIGFVAFSVLRLATGRGREVPVAMYVVSAVFVFYYAMPALGLT, encoded by the coding sequence ATGAAACCACCACCGAGGACCAGGACCCCCATGAGCACGACGGCCCCCGTGGACCGCTACTTCAAGATCTCCGAGCGCGGCTCGACCATCGGCCGCGAGGTCCGCGGCGGATTCGCCACCTTCTTCGCGATGGCCTACATCATCGTGCTGAACCCGATCATCCTGGGCAGCGCCAAGGACATGTACGGCAACCAGCTCGACGGCGGCCAGCTGGTCACCGCCACCGTGCTGACCGCGGCCTTCACCACCCTGCTGATGGGCGTGATCGGCAACGTCCCGATCGCGCTGGCGGCCGGCCTCGGCGTCAACACCGTCGTCGCCCTCCAGCTCGCCCCGCGCATGAGCTGGCCCGACGCCATGGGCATGGTGGTCCTGGCCGGCTTCGTGGTGATGCTGCTGGTCGCCACCGGCCTGCGCGAGCGGGTCATGAACGCCGTCCCGCTCGGCCTGCGCAAGGGCATCGCGATCGGCATCGGCCTGTTCATCCTGCTGATCGGCCTGGTCGACTCGGGCTTCGTCACCCGCATCCCCGATGTCGCGCACACCACGGTCCCGATCCAGCTCGGCAGCAACGGCCACCTGCACGGCTGGCCCGTCCTGATCTTCGTGGTCGGCGTCCTGCTGACGCTGACCCTGATCATCCGCAAGACCCCCGGCGCGATCCTGATCTCCATCGTGGCCATGACCGTCGCCGCCCTGGTGATCCAGCTGATCACCAAGCTCCCGGACGCCGCCTGGGGCCTGACGGTCCCGGAGTGGCCGGGCAACCCGGTGGCCGCGCCCGACTTCGGCCTGATCGGTCAGGTCAGCCTCTTCGGCGGCTTCGGCAAGGTCGGGATGCTGACGGGCATCCTGTTCGTCTTCACCGTGCTGCTGTCCTGCTTCTTCGACGCCATGGGCACCATCCTCGGCGTCGGCGACGAGGCGAAGCTGACGAAGCCGGACGGCTCCTTCCCCGGCATCAACCGGGTGCTGTTCGTCGACGGCATGGCCGTCGCCGCGGGCGGCGCCTCCTCCTCCTCGGCCACCACCTGCTTCGTGGAGTCCACGGCGGGCGTCGGCGAGGGGGCCAGGACCGGCCTCGCGAACATCGTGACCGGCGGCCTGTTCACCGTGTCGCTGTTCCTCACGCCGCTCGCCACGATGGTCCCCTCGCAGGCGGCCACGCCCGCCCTCGTCGCGGTCGGCTTCCTGATCATGGCCGGCTCGGTCAGGGACATCGACTGGAACGACTTCACCATCGCCGTCCCGGCCTTCCTGGCCATGGTGATGATGCCGTTCACGTACTCGATCACCAACGGCATCGGCATCGGCTTCGTGGCCTTCTCCGTACTGCGGCTGGCGACCGGCCGGGGCCGCGAGGTCCCGGTGGCCATGTACGTCGTGTCCGCGGTCTTCGTCTTCTACTACGCGATGCCGGCGCTGGGCCTCACGTAA
- a CDS encoding DUF2530 domain-containing protein has translation MAKWTATHEAPEPLEGPIVGTVTGGTIIWFALFLFQLPFYGWFADRGMLWWVWTCAVGGVLGLIGLWYVRGRDAALKRHALELAARNEDTQAGPAPQAG, from the coding sequence ATGGCGAAATGGACTGCGACGCACGAGGCCCCCGAGCCCCTGGAGGGCCCGATCGTCGGCACCGTGACCGGTGGCACGATCATCTGGTTCGCCCTCTTCCTCTTTCAGCTCCCCTTCTACGGCTGGTTCGCGGACCGGGGCATGCTGTGGTGGGTCTGGACCTGCGCGGTCGGCGGGGTCCTCGGCCTGATCGGCCTCTGGTACGTCCGCGGCCGTGACGCGGCGCTCAAGCGCCACGCCCTCGAGCTGGCCGCCCGGAACGAAGACACCCAGGCGGGCCCGGCTCCCCAGGCGGGCTAG
- a CDS encoding cation-translocating P-type ATPase — MTDRAQIESEGPEPGASAGTAPAGTAIDAGAELDPVHPVRPPAPRFKPAGLSTAEVAERVARGAVNDVPVRSSRSTSEIVRANVFTRFNAIIGVLWVVMFFVAPIQDSLFGFVIIANTGIGIIQEMRAKKTLDGLAVIGEAKPSVRRDGRTAEISTSEIVLDDVIELGPGDKVVVDGLVGEADGLEIDESLLTGEADPVLKKPGDPVMSGSFVVAGGGAFTATKVGREAYAAQLAEEASRFTLVHSELRSGISTILKYVTWMMIPTSIGLIISQLIVKDNNLKDAIARTVGGIVPMIPEGLVLLTSVAFAIGVIRLGRKQCLVQELPAIEGLARVDVVCLDKTGTLTEGGMDVTECRPLGGADAAYVKKVLGALGESDPRPNASLQAIIDAYPDSAEWRCTESLPFSSARKYSGASFSEGDGENNTWLLGAPDVLLPAGDPALEEINELNEQGLRVLLLGRAARELDDPAVATGVKPTALVVLEQRLRPDAADTLRYFEDQGVKAKVISGDNAVSVGAVAGKLGLPGAENTVDARKLPTEQGAMAEVLDQNAVFGRVTPQQKRDMVAALQSRGHTVAMTGDGVNDVLALKDADIGVSMGSGSEATRAVAQIVLLNNSFSTLPSVVAEGRRVIGNITRVATLFLTKTVYSVLLAVLVVCSQVEYPFLPRHLTLLSTLTIGIPAFFLALAPNKERAKPHFVKRVMRYAIPGGVIAAVACFVTYVIARHHYSGPDALKAETSAATLALFLTSMWVLAIIARPYTWWRVGLVGAMGLAFLIVLVVPWLQDFFQLKLEGAVMPWTAVGIAAVAAVLIEFTFRWVDRRFPA, encoded by the coding sequence ATGACGGATCGGGCGCAGATCGAATCAGAGGGACCGGAGCCGGGCGCCAGCGCCGGCACCGCACCCGCCGGGACCGCCATCGACGCGGGGGCCGAGCTCGATCCCGTCCACCCGGTCCGGCCACCCGCACCCCGCTTCAAGCCGGCCGGCCTGAGCACCGCCGAAGTCGCCGAGCGCGTCGCCCGCGGAGCCGTCAACGACGTGCCCGTCCGCAGCAGCCGCTCCACGTCCGAGATCGTCCGCGCCAACGTCTTCACCCGCTTCAACGCCATCATCGGCGTCCTCTGGGTGGTCATGTTCTTCGTCGCGCCGATCCAGGACAGCCTCTTCGGCTTCGTGATCATCGCGAACACCGGCATCGGCATCATCCAGGAGATGCGCGCCAAGAAGACCCTGGACGGCCTCGCCGTCATCGGCGAGGCCAAGCCCAGCGTCCGCCGCGACGGCCGCACCGCCGAGATCTCCACCTCCGAGATCGTCCTCGACGACGTCATCGAGCTCGGCCCCGGCGACAAGGTCGTCGTCGACGGGCTCGTCGGCGAGGCCGACGGCCTGGAGATCGACGAATCCCTCCTCACCGGCGAGGCCGACCCGGTCCTGAAGAAGCCCGGCGACCCGGTCATGTCCGGGTCGTTCGTCGTCGCCGGCGGCGGGGCCTTCACCGCCACCAAGGTCGGCCGCGAGGCCTACGCCGCCCAGCTCGCCGAAGAGGCCTCCCGGTTCACGCTCGTCCACTCCGAGCTGCGCTCCGGCATCTCCACCATCCTCAAGTACGTCACCTGGATGATGATCCCGACCTCCATCGGCCTGATCATCAGCCAGCTGATCGTCAAGGACAACAACCTCAAGGACGCCATCGCCCGCACCGTCGGCGGCATCGTCCCGATGATCCCCGAAGGCCTCGTCCTCCTCACCTCCGTCGCCTTCGCCATCGGCGTCATCCGGCTCGGCCGCAAGCAGTGCCTGGTGCAGGAGCTGCCGGCCATCGAGGGGCTCGCCCGCGTCGACGTGGTCTGCCTCGACAAGACCGGCACCCTCACCGAGGGCGGCATGGACGTCACCGAGTGCCGCCCGCTCGGCGGCGCGGACGCCGCGTACGTCAAGAAGGTCCTCGGCGCCCTCGGCGAGAGCGACCCGCGTCCCAACGCCAGCCTCCAGGCGATCATCGACGCCTACCCCGACAGCGCCGAGTGGCGCTGCACCGAATCGCTGCCCTTCTCCTCCGCCCGCAAGTACAGCGGCGCCAGCTTCAGCGAGGGCGACGGCGAGAACAACACCTGGCTGCTCGGCGCCCCCGACGTGCTGCTCCCGGCCGGGGACCCGGCCCTGGAGGAGATCAACGAGCTCAACGAACAGGGCCTACGGGTCCTCCTGCTGGGCCGGGCCGCCCGCGAACTCGACGACCCGGCCGTGGCCACCGGGGTCAAGCCGACCGCCCTGGTCGTCCTGGAGCAGCGGCTGCGCCCCGACGCCGCCGACACCCTGCGCTACTTCGAGGACCAGGGCGTCAAGGCCAAGGTCATCTCCGGGGACAACGCCGTCTCGGTCGGCGCGGTCGCCGGCAAGCTGGGCCTGCCCGGCGCCGAGAACACCGTCGACGCCCGCAAGCTGCCCACCGAGCAGGGCGCCATGGCCGAGGTGCTCGACCAGAACGCCGTCTTCGGTCGGGTCACCCCGCAGCAGAAGCGCGACATGGTCGCCGCCCTCCAGTCCCGGGGCCACACGGTCGCGATGACCGGCGACGGGGTCAACGACGTGCTCGCGCTCAAGGACGCCGACATCGGCGTGAGCATGGGCTCCGGCTCGGAGGCCACCCGGGCCGTCGCGCAGATCGTGCTCCTCAACAACAGCTTCTCCACCCTGCCCTCGGTGGTCGCCGAGGGCCGCCGGGTCATCGGCAACATCACCCGCGTCGCCACCCTCTTCCTCACGAAGACGGTCTACTCGGTGCTGCTGGCCGTCCTGGTGGTCTGCTCCCAGGTCGAGTACCCGTTCCTGCCGCGCCACCTGACGCTGCTGTCCACGCTGACCATCGGCATCCCGGCCTTCTTCCTGGCGCTGGCGCCGAACAAGGAGCGGGCCAAGCCGCACTTCGTGAAACGCGTGATGCGGTACGCGATCCCGGGCGGGGTCATCGCCGCCGTCGCCTGCTTCGTGACCTACGTGATCGCCCGCCACCACTACTCCGGCCCCGACGCCCTCAAGGCCGAGACCAGCGCCGCGACGCTCGCGCTGTTCCTGACCTCGATGTGGGTGCTGGCGATCATCGCCCGCCCGTACACCTGGTGGCGGGTCGGCCTGGTCGGCGCGATGGGCCTGGCGTTCCTGATCGTGCTCGTCGTGCCCTGGCTCCAGGACTTCTTCCAGCTCAAGCTGGAGGGCGCCGTGATGCCCTGGACCGCCGTCGGCATCGCCGCCGTGGCGGCCGTCCTGATCGAGTTCACCTTCCGGTGGGTGGACCGGAGGTTCCCGGCGTAG
- a CDS encoding MFS transporter → MPSSFRGLPPLVWTLFAGTVVNRLGYLVTPFLVFLLADRGITGSDISFVLGALGAGHLLGPALGGLLADRIGRRPTMLIGLIGSAVAQGALFLAPGLWTMAASALLLSTAGATVGPAAFALLADSVDTGWRQRAYALFNWGVNIGTAVAGVLGGFLAAHGYWLLFAVDAGSALIYATVVATRLREPARTAPTKASGTGYGVVLRDRLMMLLLPLLGIQLFVYSLTEVALPLAVRDSGLSPAVYGALAAVNAVLVVALQPFVTARLSGLPQLPVLAAGSVLVAAGVALTGVADSVTGYVVSVVVWSLGEVAVAGIAASLVADLAPADARGRYQGAFSWTWGTARFSALTAGVALYTGVGPAVLWWGALIAGLLAAAAILGLRGRIAHRTERDLGLAA, encoded by the coding sequence ATGCCCTCCTCCTTCCGCGGACTCCCGCCCCTCGTCTGGACCCTCTTCGCCGGTACGGTCGTCAACCGGCTCGGCTACCTCGTGACCCCGTTCCTGGTCTTCCTCCTCGCCGACCGGGGCATCACCGGCTCCGACATCTCCTTCGTCCTCGGTGCGCTGGGCGCCGGCCACCTGCTCGGCCCGGCCCTCGGCGGACTGCTCGCCGACCGGATCGGCCGCCGCCCGACCATGCTGATCGGGCTCATCGGCTCCGCCGTCGCCCAGGGCGCCCTGTTCCTGGCCCCGGGGCTCTGGACGATGGCCGCCTCCGCGCTGCTGCTCAGCACCGCGGGAGCCACCGTGGGGCCCGCCGCGTTCGCACTGCTGGCCGACTCGGTGGACACCGGCTGGCGGCAGCGCGCGTACGCCCTGTTCAACTGGGGGGTGAACATCGGCACGGCCGTCGCCGGCGTCCTCGGCGGCTTCCTCGCCGCGCACGGGTACTGGCTGCTCTTCGCCGTCGACGCCGGTTCCGCCCTGATCTACGCGACGGTGGTCGCGACCCGGCTGCGCGAGCCGGCCCGCACCGCCCCGACCAAGGCCTCGGGGACGGGCTACGGGGTCGTCCTGCGCGACCGGCTGATGATGCTGCTGCTCCCGCTGCTCGGCATCCAGCTGTTCGTGTACTCGCTGACCGAGGTGGCGCTGCCGCTGGCCGTCCGCGACAGCGGCCTCTCGCCGGCCGTGTACGGGGCCCTGGCCGCGGTCAACGCCGTCCTGGTGGTGGCCCTGCAGCCGTTCGTGACCGCCCGCCTGTCGGGACTGCCGCAGCTGCCGGTGCTGGCCGCGGGCAGCGTCCTGGTCGCCGCCGGGGTGGCGCTGACCGGGGTCGCGGACTCCGTCACCGGGTACGTGGTCTCGGTGGTCGTCTGGTCGCTCGGCGAGGTGGCCGTGGCGGGCATCGCGGCCTCACTGGTGGCCGACCTGGCCCCGGCGGACGCCCGCGGCCGCTACCAGGGCGCGTTCAGCTGGACCTGGGGCACGGCCCGCTTCTCCGCCCTGACGGCGGGCGTAGCCCTGTACACCGGGGTGGGCCCGGCGGTCCTGTGGTGGGGCGCCCTCATCGCGGGCCTCCTGGCCGCGGCGGCCATCCTGGGCCTGCGCGGCCGGATCGCGCACCGTACGGAGCGGGACCTCGGCCTGGCGGCGTGA
- a CDS encoding ArsR/SmtB family transcription factor, translating into MEYELNFSAADLAQTRFSVSPMWEVVTSFRLLHAETDPPLHRRWAAQVRPRLLSAGLDRGWLAALIPGGGYLADFLNPTPAGPFPELDAELAAIRGSSPENVRADLATIATKNGPVARLRLLHEDPEAVLEKVTDEIRTYWELALAPYWPRIRQLLEADVFHRARQVAEHGSAHVLNELHSTVTWDSGTLRMVRRACALTRAQTGPGLLLVPSAFAWPRVLTRSVAPDPLQLAYPARGIGSLWEPRATKATDAVAAVLGRSRTLLLAELDTPASTTQLARHSGLSAAAVSQHLTALRDAGLVTGHRAGRSVLYARTAIADALLTPVG; encoded by the coding sequence ATGGAATACGAACTGAACTTCTCGGCCGCCGATTTGGCGCAGACCCGATTCTCCGTGTCCCCGATGTGGGAGGTCGTCACCAGCTTCCGGCTGCTGCACGCGGAGACCGACCCGCCGCTGCACCGCCGCTGGGCCGCCCAGGTGCGGCCCCGGCTGCTGAGCGCGGGCCTGGACCGGGGCTGGCTCGCCGCCCTGATCCCGGGCGGCGGCTACCTCGCGGACTTCCTCAACCCGACCCCGGCCGGCCCCTTCCCGGAGCTGGACGCCGAACTCGCGGCCATCCGCGGCAGCAGCCCGGAGAACGTGCGCGCCGACCTGGCGACGATCGCCACGAAGAACGGGCCGGTCGCGCGCCTGAGGCTGCTCCACGAGGACCCCGAAGCCGTGCTGGAGAAGGTCACCGACGAGATCCGGACCTACTGGGAACTCGCGCTCGCCCCCTACTGGCCCCGGATCCGCCAGCTCCTCGAAGCCGACGTGTTCCACCGGGCCCGGCAGGTCGCCGAGCACGGCTCCGCGCACGTCCTCAACGAGCTCCACTCCACGGTGACGTGGGACTCGGGCACCCTGCGCATGGTCCGCCGGGCCTGCGCGCTGACCCGCGCCCAGACCGGCCCCGGACTGCTGCTGGTGCCCTCCGCCTTCGCCTGGCCGCGGGTGCTGACCCGCTCGGTGGCCCCCGATCCGCTCCAACTGGCTTACCCGGCACGGGGGATCGGCAGCCTCTGGGAGCCCCGCGCGACCAAGGCCACCGACGCGGTGGCCGCCGTACTGGGCCGCTCCCGGACCCTGCTGCTCGCCGAGCTCGACACCCCGGCCTCCACCACCCAACTGGCCCGCCACAGCGGCCTGTCCGCCGCCGCGGTCTCCCAGCACCTCACGGCGCTGCGCGACGCGGGACTGGTCACCGGCCACCGCGCCGGCCGTTCGGTGCTGTACGCCCGGACGGCCATCGCGGACGCGCTGCTCACGCCGGTGGGGTGA
- a CDS encoding sacsin N-terminal ATP-binding-like domain-containing protein — translation MSVRVTAAQDGVDPFGTARLRRGVLDAWGAGPARFREDANAEEDLALGGYRDRLVIELAQNAADAAARAGVPGRLRLTLHAGTDQPDGHALLAVSNTGSPLDATGVESLSTLRASAKRDDSSGSVGRFGVGFAAVLAVSDEPAVLGRHGGVRWSLAEARELARGAAVGSSGLGEELRRRDGHVPLLRLPLPAEGTAPEGYDTVVVLPLRDAAAEELAGRLLAAVDDALLLTLPGLAEVVVDTPAGGVRTLTRRVEGPYTVIADSASDIKRWRTVRHSGPIEKALLADRPVEERLRPVWAVSWSVPVDAEGAPVRPATAAVVHAPTPTDEPLGIPALLIATLPLDTTRRHPAPGPLTDFLVERAADAYAELLGSWDPVSTALVDLVPGPLGKGELDGALRAAVIARLPRTAFLAPAAPAEAPAEGEPEERSALRPFEAEVVEGAGADTVRVLAEVLPTLLPAGLERRPELRTLGVGRLPLGEAIERIAGIERTPEWWYRLYDSLAGVDPDRLSGLPVPLADGRTAIGPRHLLLPGADAPRSGTPRSGSPQSLARLGLKVAHPDAVHPLLEKLGALPASPRAVLTTPQVRAAVAASLDSGEIWDEDALDPEELADIVLGLVRDAELSPGDEPWLGALALPDEDGEPTPAGELLLPGSPLASVVREDEIPYVDTELVERWDERTLTAVGVLAAFQLVRATDVVLDPDELEPRDGDFAEPDDAGLLGAVDVWCEDLLDQLPDTPVPPVATELVAVRDLDLVDDDCWPQALAMLAQPPFRDALTQPVRVLLPDGTTRSVRSYTAWWLRDHPVLDGRRPAGLRSAGGDPLLAGLYTPADATGFEDEQVLRALGVRTTVPALLEEPGGAAELLGRLADPDREVGGRQLHGLYGALADLDPEQVTLPDELRAVVDGEVVVVDAADALIADAPDLLPLTAGLPLLPVAPSRAADLAELFQVRRLSETVPAEVTTEGEEHEVPESVHQLLGPATPKSYVEHEELQAGGVELDWRRTPDGTLHASTLEGVAAALAWAAGQWPRRFEVAALLEDPSRTAELERDRWFD, via the coding sequence GTGAGCGTGCGAGTGACGGCGGCCCAGGACGGCGTGGACCCCTTCGGCACGGCCCGGCTGCGGCGCGGGGTGCTCGACGCCTGGGGTGCGGGACCGGCCCGGTTCCGTGAGGACGCCAACGCCGAGGAGGACCTGGCGCTCGGCGGCTACCGCGACCGGCTCGTCATCGAGCTCGCGCAGAACGCCGCCGACGCGGCCGCCCGCGCCGGGGTTCCCGGCCGGCTGCGGCTCACCCTGCACGCGGGCACCGACCAGCCCGACGGGCACGCGCTGCTCGCCGTCTCCAACACCGGCTCCCCGCTGGACGCCACCGGCGTGGAATCGCTGTCCACGCTGCGCGCCTCCGCCAAGCGCGACGACTCCTCCGGGAGCGTCGGCCGCTTCGGCGTCGGCTTCGCCGCCGTCCTGGCCGTCTCCGACGAGCCCGCCGTCCTGGGCCGGCACGGTGGCGTGCGCTGGTCCCTGGCCGAGGCCCGCGAGCTGGCCCGGGGGGCCGCCGTCGGCAGCTCCGGACTCGGTGAGGAGCTGCGCCGCCGCGACGGCCACGTCCCGCTGCTGCGGCTGCCGCTGCCCGCCGAGGGAACCGCGCCCGAGGGGTACGACACCGTCGTGGTCCTCCCGCTGCGCGACGCCGCCGCCGAGGAGCTGGCCGGGCGGCTGCTCGCCGCCGTGGACGACGCCCTGCTGCTGACGCTGCCGGGGCTCGCCGAGGTCGTCGTCGACACACCGGCCGGGGGCGTGCGGACCCTGACCCGCCGCGTCGAAGGCCCGTACACCGTCATCGCCGACTCCGCCTCGGACATCAAGCGCTGGCGCACCGTGCGCCACTCCGGCCCCATCGAGAAGGCGCTGCTCGCCGACCGGCCCGTCGAGGAACGGCTGCGGCCCGTCTGGGCGGTGTCCTGGTCCGTGCCCGTCGACGCCGAAGGCGCCCCGGTCCGCCCGGCGACCGCCGCCGTGGTGCACGCGCCGACCCCGACCGACGAACCGCTCGGCATCCCCGCGCTGCTCATCGCGACCCTGCCGCTGGACACCACCCGCCGGCACCCCGCGCCGGGGCCGCTGACCGACTTCCTCGTGGAGCGCGCCGCCGACGCGTACGCCGAACTGCTGGGCTCCTGGGACCCGGTGAGCACCGCGCTCGTGGACCTCGTACCCGGCCCGCTCGGCAAGGGCGAGCTCGACGGGGCCCTGCGCGCGGCCGTCATCGCGCGCCTGCCCCGTACCGCCTTCCTCGCGCCCGCCGCCCCCGCCGAGGCTCCGGCCGAGGGGGAGCCCGAAGAGCGGTCCGCCCTGCGCCCCTTCGAGGCCGAGGTGGTGGAGGGCGCGGGCGCCGACACCGTACGGGTCCTCGCGGAGGTGCTGCCGACCCTGCTCCCGGCCGGGCTGGAACGCCGCCCCGAACTGCGCACCCTGGGCGTGGGCCGGCTGCCGCTGGGCGAGGCCATCGAGCGGATCGCCGGCATCGAGCGGACCCCGGAGTGGTGGTACCGGCTCTACGACAGCCTCGCCGGGGTCGACCCCGACCGGCTCTCCGGGCTCCCCGTGCCGCTGGCCGACGGCCGCACCGCGATCGGGCCCCGGCACCTGCTGCTGCCCGGCGCGGACGCCCCGCGGTCGGGTACCCCGCGTTCGGGGAGTCCGCAGAGCCTGGCGCGGCTCGGGCTGAAGGTGGCCCACCCCGACGCGGTGCACCCGCTGCTGGAGAAGCTCGGCGCGCTCCCGGCGAGCCCGCGCGCCGTCCTGACCACCCCGCAGGTGCGGGCGGCCGTCGCGGCCTCCCTGGACTCCGGGGAGATCTGGGACGAGGACGCCCTCGACCCCGAGGAACTGGCCGACATCGTGCTGGGCCTGGTCCGCGATGCCGAGCTCTCCCCCGGCGACGAGCCGTGGCTGGGCGCGCTCGCCCTGCCCGACGAGGACGGCGAGCCGACCCCGGCCGGCGAACTGCTGCTGCCCGGCTCCCCGCTGGCCTCCGTGGTGCGCGAGGACGAGATCCCGTACGTGGACACCGAGTTGGTCGAGCGCTGGGACGAGCGGACCCTCACCGCCGTGGGCGTCCTCGCCGCCTTCCAGCTGGTCCGCGCCACCGACGTGGTCCTTGACCCCGACGAACTGGAGCCCCGCGACGGGGACTTCGCCGAGCCAGACGATGCCGGTCTGCTCGGCGCCGTCGACGTGTGGTGCGAGGACCTCCTGGACCAGCTGCCCGACACCCCCGTGCCGCCGGTCGCCACCGAGCTGGTGGCCGTACGGGACCTCGACCTGGTCGACGACGACTGCTGGCCCCAGGCCCTGGCCATGCTGGCGCAGCCGCCCTTCCGCGACGCCCTGACCCAGCCCGTGCGGGTCCTGCTCCCGGACGGCACCACCCGCTCCGTGCGCTCGTACACCGCCTGGTGGCTGCGCGACCACCCGGTCCTGGACGGCCGCCGCCCGGCCGGCCTGCGCTCGGCGGGCGGCGACCCGCTGCTGGCGGGCCTCTACACCCCGGCGGACGCCACCGGCTTCGAGGACGAGCAGGTCCTGCGGGCCCTGGGCGTACGCACCACCGTGCCCGCCCTGCTGGAGGAGCCGGGCGGCGCCGCCGAGCTGCTCGGCCGCCTCGCCGACCCGGACCGGGAGGTCGGCGGACGCCAACTGCACGGCCTGTACGGGGCGCTGGCGGACCTGGACCCCGAACAGGTCACCCTGCCCGACGAGCTGCGCGCGGTCGTGGACGGCGAGGTGGTCGTGGTCGACGCGGCGGACGCGCTGATCGCGGACGCCCCGGACCTGCTCCCCCTGACGGCGGGCCTCCCGCTCCTCCCCGTCGCCCCGTCCCGGGCCGCCGACCTGGCGGAGCTGTTCCAGGTCCGGCGCCTCTCGGAGACCGTCCCGGCGGAGGTCACCACCGAGGGCGAGGAGCACGAGGTCCCCGAATCGGTGCACCAGCTCCTGGGCCCGGCCACCCCCAAGAGCTACGTGGAGCACGAGGAACTCCAGGCGGGCGGCGTCGAGCTCGACTGGCGCCGCACCCCGGACGGCACCCTGCACGCCTCCACCCTGGAGGGCGTCGCGGCGGCCCTCGCCTGGGCGGCGGGCCAGTGGCCGCGCCGCTTCGAGGTGGCGGCCCTGCTGGAGGACCCGTCACGGACGGCGGAACTGGAACGGGACCGCTGGTTCGACTAA
- a CDS encoding TerD family protein, protein MITLTKEDGPADLGGVTHLSIGVSWDPTVGSSGGLLGKLKRKVGTDLDLIAIAMQGSDPVRLAGLDSLDPMGNGSLLHSGDNQTGHGEGDDETVTVEFARIPGNVTSIVFVAAAYKKGSSFQSARNISFKVYDGTGGSTQQVADIWPSLLGTDNGCAVAKAIRDGAGWKLQVINETGKIKPGDEQALMRFAVAK, encoded by the coding sequence ATGATCACGCTCACCAAGGAAGACGGCCCCGCGGACCTGGGCGGCGTAACCCACCTGTCCATCGGGGTCTCGTGGGACCCCACCGTGGGCAGCAGCGGCGGCCTGTTGGGCAAGCTCAAGCGGAAGGTCGGGACCGACCTGGACCTGATCGCGATCGCGATGCAGGGCTCGGACCCGGTCCGCCTCGCGGGCCTCGACTCCCTGGACCCCATGGGCAACGGCTCGCTGCTGCACAGCGGCGACAACCAGACCGGCCACGGCGAGGGCGACGACGAGACGGTGACCGTCGAGTTCGCCCGGATACCGGGCAACGTCACGTCCATCGTCTTCGTCGCCGCCGCGTACAAGAAGGGCAGTTCCTTCCAGAGCGCCCGCAACATCAGCTTCAAGGTGTACGACGGCACGGGCGGCAGCACCCAGCAGGTCGCGGACATCTGGCCGAGCCTGCTCGGCACCGACAACGGCTGCGCCGTGGCCAAGGCGATCCGGGACGGGGCGGGCTGGAAGCTCCAGGTCATCAACGAGACCGGGAAGATCAAGCCGGGCGACGAGCAGGCCCTGATGCGTTTCGCCGTGGCGAAGTAA
- a CDS encoding class F sortase yields the protein MAERSTSEGAPRRSGRALRVAALAGAAGLTAFLITSCASGGDAGGNAVKNDPADAKTASVLSASVPDRIVIPDIKVDAPLDTVGLDAQGAMKEPAFDKPEDAAWYKEGPTPGEKGAAAIVGHMDTPQVPEAVFYNLKKLKKDEKIEVHRDDGSTAVFAVDEIDTFKKDRFPTDKVYGDTHGKAELRVITCGGNLTKDRHWDANVVVFAHLVGKA from the coding sequence ATGGCTGAGCGCTCCACCTCTGAAGGCGCCCCCCGCCGGAGCGGCCGCGCACTGCGCGTGGCCGCCCTGGCGGGCGCCGCGGGCCTCACGGCCTTCCTGATCACTTCCTGCGCCTCCGGCGGCGACGCCGGCGGCAACGCGGTCAAGAACGACCCGGCCGACGCCAAGACCGCCTCGGTGCTGAGCGCCTCCGTCCCGGACCGCATCGTGATCCCGGACATCAAGGTCGACGCCCCGCTCGACACCGTCGGACTCGACGCCCAGGGCGCCATGAAGGAGCCCGCCTTCGACAAGCCCGAGGACGCGGCCTGGTACAAGGAGGGCCCGACCCCCGGGGAGAAGGGCGCGGCCGCCATCGTCGGGCACATGGACACCCCGCAGGTGCCCGAGGCCGTCTTCTACAACCTCAAGAAGCTGAAGAAGGACGAGAAGATCGAGGTCCACCGCGACGACGGCTCCACCGCCGTCTTCGCCGTGGACGAGATCGACACCTTCAAGAAGGACCGGTTCCCCACCGACAAGGTCTACGGGGACACCCACGGCAAGGCCGAGCTCCGCGTCATCACCTGCGGCGGCAACCTCACCAAGGACCGCCACTGGGACGCCAACGTCGTGGTGTTCGCGCACCTCGTGGGGAAGGCGTAG